In a genomic window of Candidatus Cloacimonadota bacterium:
- a CDS encoding HU family DNA-binding protein has product MNRQELILKIAGDAGITKKAANVALNSFVDGVTTTLEKGDKVSLVGFGTFKVVNRKARTGVNPQTKAKIKIAARTVPVFKAGKKLKDAVK; this is encoded by the coding sequence ATGAACAGACAAGAATTAATTCTTAAAATCGCAGGCGATGCAGGAATTACCAAAAAAGCTGCTAATGTTGCTTTAAATTCTTTTGTTGATGGTGTTACCACAACTTTAGAAAAAGGAGATAAAGTATCTTTAGTAGGTTTTGGAACTTTTAAAGTTGTAAACAGAAAAGCAAGAACAGGTGTTAATCCACAAACAAAAGCCAAAATCAAGATCGCAGCCAGGACAGTTCCTGTATTTAAAGCTGGGAAAAAACTTAAAGACGCAGTTAAGTAA